TCCCAGACCGAGGTCCCGCCAAGCCGGGCCGCGGTGCCGCGAGGGGGCGGCACGGATCTCCACCCCGTTGTAGATGACCTGCCACCGCCCACGACCGACCCCGTGGCCCTCGTAGAACTCCCGCACCTCTTGCGAGACCGCCACCAGGCGGGTAGTGGCGAGGGCCAGGGCGCGGTCGATCATGAAGTGATGCACCCTCTTCCAGGAGTCAACGTTGTGCTCGGTGGTCACGACCACGGGAATCCGGGCCCAGAGCCCGGCCAGCCGCCCCCAAAAGTTCGCTCCCCAGAGATGCGTGTGGACCGTCTGCACTCCGCGGGAGGAGAGGAGCCGGGCGAGCCGGTGAGCCGCCCCGCCGTCGAGGGGGCCCCGCTTGCCGAGGGAGACGACCTCGATCCCCGCCTTCTCGGCCTGGGTCGCGAAGGGCCCCGGCTCGTCAAGGCAGCAGATGAGGGGCTCGAAGCGTCGGCGGTCGAGCCCCGCGGCCAGGCGAATCACGACCTGCTCCGCCCCCCCGAGCCCGAGCGACCAGATCGCGTAGGCGACCCTGATCAAGGCCGGGCCTTCCTTTCCCGCGCGGTCCGGCCGCTTGGGCGAACGAGGCCTTGAGAGTGAGGGCCTGGCGCGCGAACCTCGCCTTGGCCGCCTTCGGCGCGGCCGCGGCCCTCGGCTTGGGCGAGATCGTCGCCCGCGTTGCCCCCCCGCTCGCCCGCAAAGCAGCCGCGCGCCAGGCCGTCCTGGAGCGCCAATTCGAGGTCCACCCACGGGGGCTTTATCACCTGGACGACCAGTCGTTCTGGACGCTCACCCCCGGCTTTTCTGGGCGCTTTGTGCGCCCCTACTTTGACATTGAAGTGCGGGCTAACAGCAAGGGGCTGCGGGACCGCGAGTACTCCGCCAAGAGCTCCGGGATCTTCCGGACCCTCGGGCTCGGGGATTCTTTTGCCTTCGGGTGGGGTGTTCCCCTGGAGGCCAGCTTCTTCAAACGGCTGGAGCTGCTTCTGAACGGAGCCCCCACCGGAAGGGTCCATGAAGTGGTGAACGCGGGGATTCCCGGCTATGGCACCTACGAGGCTCTCCGCCTCCTGACCTCCGTGGGCCTCGGCTACGAATCGGACCTCGTGATTCTCGCCTTCTACGAGGGCAACGATTACCTGAACAACGCCGATGCCCCCCGAAGACGCGCGATCGTCGACGGCTACCTGAGCGACGCCCCGTCCTGGGAGCGTTCGGGCCTCACTCGATTTGCCCTCCGCCACAGCGCGCTTTTTGCGGTCCTGGATGGGCAGTGGTCGGGAGTGGGGGAGAAGCGTGCCTTCCGTGCCTCGGTTGAGAAGACCAAGCGCTACCTCCTGGAGATGCGAAGGGTGCTCGCGGTGCGGAACACACCGCTCGTGCTCGTGTTCATCCCCGATCAAGATGCGGAGGCCTACGCTCGATCGCCGCTCTTGCGGCTCTCGGACCGGCTCCTGCGGGGCGAGGAATTCTTCGGCCAGCGCGCCGAGCTGGAGGCATTCTGCCGCGATCAGGGGATCGGGTTCTGCCGCCTGTCCGTGGCATTCGAGGACCGCCCCGAGTCTCCCCGCCTGCGAC
Above is a window of Vicinamibacteria bacterium DNA encoding:
- a CDS encoding SGNH/GDSL hydrolase family protein, with protein sequence MRAWRANLALAAFGAAAALGLGEIVARVAPPLARKAAARQAVLERQFEVHPRGLYHLDDQSFWTLTPGFSGRFVRPYFDIEVRANSKGLRDREYSAKSSGIFRTLGLGDSFAFGWGVPLEASFFKRLELLLNGAPTGRVHEVVNAGIPGYGTYEALRLLTSVGLGYESDLVILAFYEGNDYLNNADAPRRRAIVDGYLSDAPSWERSGLTRFALRHSALFAVLDGQWSGVGEKRAFRASVEKTKRYLLEMRRVLAVRNTPLVLVFIPDQDAEAYARSPLLRLSDRLLRGEEFFGQRAELEAFCRDQGIGFCRLSVAFEDRPESPRLRLSSMDSHLNARGHRLAAEEIHAWLSAHPWALEGKMPPPGGPP